Part of the Triticum aestivum cultivar Chinese Spring chromosome 4D, IWGSC CS RefSeq v2.1, whole genome shotgun sequence genome is shown below.
ACGCGCGCGTGCGCGACCCCATCTACGGCTGCGTCGGCGCCATCACGTCGCTGCAGCGGCAGGTGGAGTCGCTGCAGACCCAGCTCGCGCTGGCGCAGGCCGAGATGGTCAGGCTCAGGATGGCCAACGCCTACGGCGGCGGTGGGAGCAGCGCCAGCGGCTCGCCGTCCTCCATGTCGTCGCCGACCAAGGCCACGCCGGACCATCACCACATGGCGGTCGACCAGCCCGGCGTGATGGAGCTGGAGCTCGAGTGCTCCAGGTTCTGGTCCTTCTGAAGGCTGGACGACAAGCTATTATATTACTTAGGCTGATTTAGTCAGTGCGTGATCAGGTGATGGCTTGGTATATATAGAAGTACCACTAGTATTTAAAAGTAGCATAATATGGTGACACCGGGAGGAAGGCGAAGGCAGAGGAGAGGCCCTTCCTTCTTCTCTCCTATACTTAATCCAGCATTTCCAGGGATTTTTGGCTGTGCTCCTGTTGAGAAGGTAGAAGAAACACTCATTCCTACATGCTACAGATATCTTGTGTGTGCTTTCCTTTGTGATGCTACCCATTGCAAGAACCATGTTGCAATTTGAATTCTACTTAGTTCGACTCCGCTGCTGCGGCAATGCAGACTGCCATGTTTATGTCAGTCTTGTGTCAATTGTTGCTTATCAGATGATGAGCATTGTAGCTGAAATTAATCATCTTGGCATGAAATGTTTACAGGTTTTCTGCGATTTTACAATGCTGTCTATCTAGTTCATGCAGAGCAGAGCAAGAGAAATATGTCTATCAAGGGACCAAGTAGACATCAGATAACAACTGCAGCTTTATCACAAGGCTTCAAATAGCTTCAGGTTCTCTTGTGTGCTACAATTATACAATGCTGGTTCAAGTGAATGGACGATCTGGGAAAACAAAGTTGAGAACCGGATTTTGCCAGATTACAACTTGTAAACCCCTTCCTGCTCAGGCAGATCCAATCATCTCATGATAGAATGACCCAAAATTGCAATTGAGCATCGCATACCAATCTAGATGACATTAAGCTATCCAGCGCGATAACTTCCTACTGTCTGCAACTCCAACAAATTAAGATATTTGTTACCACAAAACCCTCTCAGCGCAAAGATCGTGGATCATGGAAGTGCTTAATTAGGTAGGAAGCCTTACCAGAAGCACAGCGCTTGTGAATCCTATGCCCTACGGCAAGCTGCGGTTTAGTAAGCCTTGGAAAGAGAGGTACAGATCTTTGCTATCTGGGCCAAATATCTCTTCAGCCTTCTTGAGGGTTTCCTGGTTCAGATGTAAATATGGCAAGTCATTTATAGAGGTTCATGGCACAACATAAACTCATTTCATTAACCAGCATCAAGATGCAGACGACCAACCTCTCGTGACTGCTTATGAGCGTTGAGCTCTTTGATGTTCGCTAAGAACGCTCCAAACTGTTCATATGATAGACGGCTCCTGGAATAACAATGGCGTGCTTTAGCGATTTTGATACACCCATCTTAGCTGCTGTTGCAGATGTAGAGAGTAGGAGATCAACTGACCTGGCCTGGCGGAAAAATTCTTTTCCATCGATACGAGGAGTGCGACCTGAAAAACCAAGCATCAACCATATTAATGATATCATGTTGTACACAATCATTTAAGGCACAACATAATCTTCAAAGTTCAGAATAAATGAAACCTGGATTGGGACGTCCCCTTGGAGGTGAGTTAGCTGCAGACGACTGCTTGCTTGAATACCATGGTGTCATTGACATGTGTCCTTCAATACGAATTCTTGAAGGCGAGGTAGCTCCAGATATCAACTTTGGTGTTGCTGTGGTGGACATTCCTCTTGGAGAAGCAGAGGTGGACATTATATTTGGTGTGGCTTCTGGCGTAAGGCGTTGGTTCATGTGTGGGGAGAGGGCATACTTTTGGACTGGAGGCCTTGCCACTGTACCAAACAGATTTGCCAAAATGCAGAGGATTAAATCATAGATAGCTTGAGAACATCGAAATAGACAATCAATAGGATGTTAAGAAGACCTTCTCTTGTCGTGCTTCCAAGATCCCCAGACCCATTCAACAAATTTGCTGCGGCGTGGCTGATAGATCCATCTTCAATATTCAAAAGATAATAGCAGTCAGGGATTCATGTCAGGTATTTCCAATTATGATACATAGAACACATAAGGTTTTTCAGGATAAACCTCCACAGGACGATGTTTTGGATGATACTG
Proteins encoded:
- the LOC123095629 gene encoding LOB domain-containing protein 4 gives rise to the protein MKEAAAGVSPCAACKLLRRRCSPGCVFAPYFPSGEPHRFASVHKVFGASNISKLLQEIPAEHRGDAVSSLVYEANARVRDPIYGCVGAITSLQRQVESLQTQLALAQAEMVRLRMANAYGGGGSSASGSPSSMSSPTKATPDHHHMAVDQPGVMELELECSRFWSF
- the LOC123095628 gene encoding uncharacterized protein At4g15545 isoform X1 codes for the protein MPPAEGAAGLGVSEFALPDGVLAVLPRDPYEQLDLARRITALAVAGRVTGLEREAARLREGAAERDRENAELRDRVALLDRALQETNARLRAALEDNIQLSKERDSLAQTSKKQARDLHKLESFKRHLMQSLRDDSTSQPQETVDITTCDQSVSSKTSSCGDGSISHAAANLLNGSGDLGSTTREVARPPVQKYALSPHMNQRLTPEATPNIMSTSASPRGMSTTATPKLISGATSPSRIRIEGHMSMTPWYSSKQSSAANSPPRGRPNPGRTPRIDGKEFFRQARSRLSYEQFGAFLANIKELNAHKQSREETLKKAEEIFGPDSKDLYLSFQGLLNRSLP
- the LOC123095628 gene encoding uncharacterized protein At4g15545 isoform X2, translating into MPPAEGAAGLGVSEFALPDGVLAVLPRDPYEQLDLARRITALAVAGRVTGLEREAARLREGAAERDRENAELRDRVALLDRALQETNARLRAALEDNIQLSKERDSLAQTSKKQARDLHKLESFKRHLMQSLRDDSTSPQETVDITTCDQSVSSKTSSCGDGSISHAAANLLNGSGDLGSTTREVARPPVQKYALSPHMNQRLTPEATPNIMSTSASPRGMSTTATPKLISGATSPSRIRIEGHMSMTPWYSSKQSSAANSPPRGRPNPGRTPRIDGKEFFRQARSRLSYEQFGAFLANIKELNAHKQSREETLKKAEEIFGPDSKDLYLSFQGLLNRSLP